CTTCCGAGATCACCCGGCCAAAGCCGCTGATCACGGCGGCCATCACGCCGTAGCGCGCCTCGTGCAGCACGGTCATCATCACGCGCCAGCGCGAGGCGCCCAGCGCCACGGCGGTTTCGGCGTAGCGCGGATCGGCCGCCTGCACCGCCGCCAGCGTGAACGCCAGCAGCACTGGCAGGCCGATGATGACCTGGCCCAGGATCACGCCCTGCTGGGTAAACAGCCACTCCAGGCTCCCCATCGGCCCGCGCCGCGACAGCATCAGGTAGAGCAGCAGGCCGATCAGGACAGTCGGCAGCGATAGCGCCGCCTGCGCCAGCCACACGGCCAGGCGGCGCCCCGGAAACCGGTGCAGCGCGATCACGTAACCAAGAAAAATCGCCGGTGGCGCGGCCAGCAGCAAGCCAAGCACGCTGGTCTTGACCGAGACCCAGACGATATGCCACAGCGCCGCATCGCCGGAAAACAGCAGCGCGAACGCATGCGACGTAGCGTCCAGCACGATCAAGCCTGTCGTGGGGTATGGATCGGGGCGTTCAGGGGTTCGAGCAAGTCCGGCTCGAACACCAGCCGGTCGTGCCCGGCCAGCAGCAAGAAGTGCTTGCCGGAGCAGCGCGCCAGCAGCGACATGCCGACTTTTTCTGCCACCATGTGGCCCATCTGGGTAGTGCCGGAGCGCGACAGCAAGAAAGGAATGCCCATTTGCGCGCCCTTGATCACCATCTCGGAGGTAAGGCGGCCGGTGGTGTAGAACACCTTGTCGCCGCCGCTAAGGCCGTCTAGCCACATCAGGCCGGCGATGGCGTCGACCGCGTTGTGGCGGCCGACGTCTTCGACGAAATACAGCAGCTCGCCCAGGTCCGAGAACAGTGCGCAGCCATGCACCGAGCCGGCCTGCTTGTAGATCGACTGCTGGGTGCGGATAGCGTCGACGATGCGGTACACCACCGACTGCGCCAGGCGCGCGTCCATGGGCAGCATGATCTGGTCGACTTCGTCCATCAGTCCGCCGAACACCGAGCCCTGGCCGCAACCGGTGGTCACCACCTTCTTGGCGGTGCGCTCCTCGATGTCGAGGATGCCGTGGCGCGTCACGACCGCCACCGCATCGACTTCCCAGTCGACATGGATCGACACGATATCGTCGATCGAGCGCACCAGGCGCTGGTTGCGCAGGTAGCCGAGCGTCAGCGCTTCGGGTGCGCCGCCGAGCGTCATCAAGGTGACGATCTCGCGCTTGTCGACATACACCGTGAGCGGGCGTTCGGCCGGAATGGCGATGTGCGAAGCGCGGCCGCGCTCGTCCAGCGCGCTGACCTCGTGGGTGAGGCGCGCGCTGGAACTAGACAGTTCAGGCCGGTAGCGTGGCGAAGTCAGTGGCAAGTCGTTGTGGTTCATCTCGCCAATTGTGCCATGCCGGCCAGAATTTGGCCGCCACCATAGCTGCTTTGCGCGGCCACCTCCCCGCCCGGCGTAATTTTGATCGCGCAATATTTAAATTCCGGGATCTTGCCAAACGGATCGAGCGCCGCGTTGGTCAGGCGGTTGATGGCGGCCTCGTAGTAGCAGAACGGCACGAAGATCGCCCCCACCGGCGAACTGTCGTCGGCCCGTGCATACAGCACCACTTCGCCACGGCGCGATGCGATCGTGATCGGCTGGCCAGGCGTGATGCCCAGGCGCTCCATGTCGAGCGGATGCACCAGCGCCACCGGATCGGGCTCGATCGCGTCGAGCACCGTGGCCCGCCGCGTCATGCTGCCGGTATGCCAGTGTTCGAGCTGGCGGCCGGTAATGAGCACCATCGGATACTCGGCGTCAGGGCGCTCGTCGGCCGGGATGATATCGGCCGGCACGAAGCGCGCCCTGCCGCCCTCGCGCGGGAAGATTTCGGTGAACACCACCGGCTGGCCGAGGTCGCCCTCGTTCAGGCACGGATAGACCACCGCGCCGTCGCGCTCAAGGCGCTCCCAGGTGATGCCGCCGATGCTCGCCATGGTACGGCGCATTTCGTCGAACACTTCCGACACATGGCCATAGTTCCACGGCAGGCCGAGCTGGTTGGCCATCTGCTGGATGATCCACAGGTCCTGTTTGGCGTCGCCCGGCGGGTCGATCGCCTGGCGGCCCAATTGCACCAGGCGGTCGGTGTTGGTGAAGGTACCGGTCTTTTCCGGGAAGCTCGACGCCGGCAGGATCACGTCCGCCAGGTAGGCGGTCTCGGTCAGGAAGATGTCCTGCACCACCAGGTGCTCGAGCGCGGCCAGCGCGGCGCGCGCATGGTTCGCATCCGGGTCGGACATGGCCGGGTTCTCACCCATGATGTACATGCCCTTGATCTGGCCATGATCGATCGCATCCATGATCTCGACCACGGTCAGTCCCGGCTTCGGGTCGAGCGTGGCGCCCCAGGCAGCCTCGAAACGGGCGCGTGCCACCGGGTTGTCGACGCGCTGGTAGTCCGGCAGCATCATCGGGATCAGGCCGGCGTCGGAGGCGCCCTGCACGTTGTTCTGGCCGCGCAGCGGATGCAGGCCGGTGCCAGGACGGCCGATCTGGCCGGTCATCAGGGCCAGCGCAATCAGGCAGCGCGCATTGTCGGTGCCGTGCACGTGCTGCGACACGCCCATGCCCCACAGGATCATCGATCCTTTCGAGGTGGCGTACAGGCGCGCCACGTAGCGTATGGTCTCGGCATCGATGCCGCAGATCGGCGCCATCGCTTCCGGGCTGTACTCGGCCACGTTCTTTTCCAGGTCTTCGTAGCCGATGGTGCGGCTGGCGATGAAGCCGGCGTCGACCAGGCCTTCGGTGACGATCACGTGCATCATGGCGTTGAGCAGCGCGACGTCGGTATCGGCCTTGAACTGCAGGTAGCGGTGCGCATGGCGCGCCAGTTCGGAACGGCGCGGATCGAGCACGACCAGCTTGGCGCCGAGCTTGACCGCGTTCTTGATCCAGGTGGCGGCCACCGGATGGTTCACGGTCGGGTTGGCGCCGATGATGACGATCACCTCGGCGCGCGTCACGTCCATGACCGGGTTCGAGACCGCGCCCGAACCGATGCCTTCGAGCAGGGCCGACACCGACGAGGCGTGGCACAGGCGGGTGCAGTGGTCGACGTTATTGGTCTGGAATCCGGTGCGCACCAGCTTCTGGAACAGGTAGGCTTCTTCGTTGCTGCCCTTGGCCGAGCCGAAGCCGGCCAGCGCGTTGCCGCCATGGCTGTCGCGGATGCGCGCCAGCTTGCCGCCGGCGAGCGCAAGCGCTTCTTCCCAGCTCGCTTCGCGGAAGACCTCGAGCACCCGGTCCGGGTCCATGCTGAAGTCGCCGGTTTTCGGCATGCCTTCGCGCCGGATCAGCGGGCGGGTCAAGCGGTGCGGATGGTGCGCGTAGTCGAAGCCATAGCGGCCCTTGACGCACAGGCGGCTCTGGTTGGCCGGGCCGTCGCGGCCCTCGACGAACAGGATCTTGTTGTCCTTGACGTTATAGGTCAGCTGGCAGCCGACGCCGCAATACGGGCAGACCGATTCGACCTGCTTGTCGGGGATGTTCAGCGCCACTTCGCGCGCCGGCATCAGGGCGCCGGTCGGGCAGGCCTGCACGCATTCGCCGCAGGCCACGCAGGTCGAGGCGCCCAGCGGATCGTCCTGGTCGAACACGATCTTGGCGTTCTCGCCGCGGAAGGCCATGCCGATCACGTCATTGACCTGCTCGTCGCGGCAGGCGCGCACGCAGCGCGTGCACTGGATGCAGGCATCGAGGTTGACGGTGATGGCGGCGTGGGTGGCATCGATGCGCGGTTGCGCGCGGGTGCCGGCGAAGCGCGGCTTGCCCAGGCCGAGTTTCTCGGCCCAGATATCGACTTCGTTGCGGCGCGTGTATTCGGCTTCCGGCATGTCAGATTGCAGCAGTTCGAGCACCATTTTCTGGGCCGCGAGCGCGCGCGGGCTGTCGGTGCGCACCTTCATGCCAGCTGCCGGCGCACGGCAGCACGACGGCGCCAGCACGCGCTCGCCGTCGATCTCGACCATGCAAGAGCGGCAGTTGCCGACCGCTTCGTAGCCTTCTTTGTAGCAAAGACGCGGGATCTCGACGCCTTCGCGCGCGGCGACTTCGATCAGCGACTCGTATGGCAGGGCCGCCACCTGGCGGCCGTTAAGTTCGAATGTGACGGTAGGAGTATTCGCGTTCATGACGGTTACCTTTGCTCAGCCAGCTCGTGCGGGAAATATTTGATGACACAGTCGAACGGATTCGGCGCGGCCTGGCCCAGGCCGCAGATCGACGCGTCGCGCATGACCTGCGACAGCTCGCCCAGCAGCGCCACGTCCCAGACCGGCTTGCGGACGATATCGAGCGCCTTGGCGGTGCCGTTGCGGCAGGGCGTGCACTGTCCGCAAGACTCGTCCTTGAAGAAGGCCAGCGTGTTGCGCGCGGCGGCCGTTGCGCTGTCGTGGTCGGACAACACCACCACCGCGGCCGATCCGATGAAGCAGCCATAGGGCTGCAATGTGTCGAAGTCGAGCGGAATGTCGCCCATCGACGCCGGCAGGATGCCGCCCGAGGCGCCACCCGGCAGGTAGGCATAGAAGGCGTGGCCCTCTTGCATGCCGCCGCAGTACTCTTCGATCAGTTCCGTGATCGTGATGCCGGCCGGGGCCAGTTTCACGCCCGGATCGCGCACCCGTCCGGATACCGAGAACGAGCGCAGGCCACGTCGGCCATGGCGCCCGAACCCGGCGAACCAGTCGCCGCCGCGCTCCAGGATTTCGCGCACCCAGTGCAGCGTCTCGAAATTGTGCTCCAGCGTCGGACGGCCGAACAGGCCGACCTGCGCCACGTAGGGTGGGCGCAGGCGCGGAATGCCGCGCTTGCCTTCGATCGATTCGATCATGGCCGATTCTTCGCCGCAGATATAGGCGCCGGCGCCGCGCCGCAGGAAGATCGGCGGCATGCCCGCTACTGGCGGGTCGGCGCGCAGCTGCTCCAGCGCGGCTTCGAGCGTGGCGCGGCAGCCGTGGTATTCGTCGCGCAGGTAGATATAGATGGCCTCGATGCCGACCGCCCAGGCGGCGATCAGGGCGCCTTCCAGGAAGCGGTGCGGGTCGCGCTCGAGGTAGACGCGGTCCTTGAAGGTGCCCGGCTCGCCTTCGTCGATGTTGATCGCCATCAGGCGCGGGCCGGCCTCGG
Above is a genomic segment from Massilia sp. H6 containing:
- a CDS encoding ABC transporter permease; translation: MIVLDATSHAFALLFSGDAALWHIVWVSVKTSVLGLLLAAPPAIFLGYVIALHRFPGRRLAVWLAQAALSLPTVLIGLLLYLMLSRRGPMGSLEWLFTQQGVILGQVIIGLPVLLAFTLAAVQAADPRYAETAVALGASRWRVMMTVLHEARYGVMAAVISGFGRVISEVGCALMVGGNIEGQTRTITTAIALETSKGEFAQGIALGIVLVALALLMNGALVLLQGEAHAAGGRM
- a CDS encoding formate dehydrogenase accessory sulfurtransferase FdhD yields the protein MNHNDLPLTSPRYRPELSSSSARLTHEVSALDERGRASHIAIPAERPLTVYVDKREIVTLMTLGGAPEALTLGYLRNQRLVRSIDDIVSIHVDWEVDAVAVVTRHGILDIEERTAKKVVTTGCGQGSVFGGLMDEVDQIMLPMDARLAQSVVYRIVDAIRTQQSIYKQAGSVHGCALFSDLGELLYFVEDVGRHNAVDAIAGLMWLDGLSGGDKVFYTTGRLTSEMVIKGAQMGIPFLLSRSGTTQMGHMVAEKVGMSLLARCSGKHFLLLAGHDRLVFEPDLLEPLNAPIHTPRQA
- the fdhF gene encoding formate dehydrogenase subunit alpha, which gives rise to MNANTPTVTFELNGRQVAALPYESLIEVAAREGVEIPRLCYKEGYEAVGNCRSCMVEIDGERVLAPSCCRAPAAGMKVRTDSPRALAAQKMVLELLQSDMPEAEYTRRNEVDIWAEKLGLGKPRFAGTRAQPRIDATHAAITVNLDACIQCTRCVRACRDEQVNDVIGMAFRGENAKIVFDQDDPLGASTCVACGECVQACPTGALMPAREVALNIPDKQVESVCPYCGVGCQLTYNVKDNKILFVEGRDGPANQSRLCVKGRYGFDYAHHPHRLTRPLIRREGMPKTGDFSMDPDRVLEVFREASWEEALALAGGKLARIRDSHGGNALAGFGSAKGSNEEAYLFQKLVRTGFQTNNVDHCTRLCHASSVSALLEGIGSGAVSNPVMDVTRAEVIVIIGANPTVNHPVAATWIKNAVKLGAKLVVLDPRRSELARHAHRYLQFKADTDVALLNAMMHVIVTEGLVDAGFIASRTIGYEDLEKNVAEYSPEAMAPICGIDAETIRYVARLYATSKGSMILWGMGVSQHVHGTDNARCLIALALMTGQIGRPGTGLHPLRGQNNVQGASDAGLIPMMLPDYQRVDNPVARARFEAAWGATLDPKPGLTVVEIMDAIDHGQIKGMYIMGENPAMSDPDANHARAALAALEHLVVQDIFLTETAYLADVILPASSFPEKTGTFTNTDRLVQLGRQAIDPPGDAKQDLWIIQQMANQLGLPWNYGHVSEVFDEMRRTMASIGGITWERLERDGAVVYPCLNEGDLGQPVVFTEIFPREGGRARFVPADIIPADERPDAEYPMVLITGRQLEHWHTGSMTRRATVLDAIEPDPVALVHPLDMERLGITPGQPITIASRRGEVVLYARADDSSPVGAIFVPFCYYEAAINRLTNAALDPFGKIPEFKYCAIKITPGGEVAAQSSYGGGQILAGMAQLAR
- a CDS encoding NAD(P)H-dependent oxidoreductase subunit E; the protein is MNHPIIPIARIDNPAGASRQRKREAPKGRRVDPQALGEVQALLGSESRQADLLIEHLHKIQDRFGCLSSQHLAALAQEMRLAQTEVYEVATFYHHFDVVKEGEAAPAALTVRVCAGLSCEMAGAAALLEKLPALLGREVRVLEAPCIGRCEQAPAAVVGQHAVPHATVETLVAKVANGETRERAGEHVDYAAYREGGGYALLRGCIAGEHDVEQVIGTLEGSGLRGLGGAGFPLGRKWRIVRAEAGPRLMAINIDEGEPGTFKDRVYLERDPHRFLEGALIAAWAVGIEAIYIYLRDEYHGCRATLEAALEQLRADPPVAGMPPIFLRRGAGAYICGEESAMIESIEGKRGIPRLRPPYVAQVGLFGRPTLEHNFETLHWVREILERGGDWFAGFGRHGRRGLRSFSVSGRVRDPGVKLAPAGITITELIEEYCGGMQEGHAFYAYLPGGASGGILPASMGDIPLDFDTLQPYGCFIGSAAVVVLSDHDSATAAARNTLAFFKDESCGQCTPCRNGTAKALDIVRKPVWDVALLGELSQVMRDASICGLGQAAPNPFDCVIKYFPHELAEQR